In Ancylothrix sp. D3o, the following are encoded in one genomic region:
- a CDS encoding class I SAM-dependent methyltransferase, producing the protein MREKELYTKNFYEWQQEGSLLSARETIPLVLEYIQPQSVADVGCGVGTWLSVFKELGVKDCLGMDGEYVDMTMLKISPSEFLARDLKKPLEINRKFDLAVSLEVAEHLPENCAENFVYSLTELAEVVLFSAAIPFQGGDGHINEQWQDYWVTLFEKKGYVVVDCLRDKIWNNEKVKAWYAQNLFFFVRQEALPNYPQLEQEYKQRKNYQLTLVHPGTYTRVVSWYQQQLKKMYVEKQLSLLPETINLRQINLIGFPDWNQSEENLFESLAPLLKTILSHPRKAEITLLLDTSGISREDAELMLSAITMELLSQEDFDMTEEPEICLVDELMPVQWEALLNFTFARVALEYENQEAIQTWASQLQVLSIEGLSK; encoded by the coding sequence ATGAGAGAAAAAGAGCTTTATACCAAAAATTTTTATGAGTGGCAGCAAGAAGGTTCTCTACTTTCGGCCCGCGAAACAATCCCCCTAGTTTTAGAGTATATTCAACCGCAAAGCGTGGCCGATGTAGGCTGCGGGGTTGGAACTTGGTTATCGGTTTTTAAAGAGTTGGGAGTCAAAGACTGTTTGGGGATGGATGGAGAGTATGTAGACATGACTATGTTGAAGATTTCTCCCTCTGAATTTTTAGCCCGCGATTTAAAAAAACCGCTGGAAATTAACCGTAAATTTGATTTAGCAGTTTCGCTGGAAGTAGCAGAACATTTACCTGAAAATTGCGCCGAAAATTTTGTATATTCCTTGACAGAATTGGCAGAAGTTGTATTATTTTCAGCCGCAATTCCATTTCAAGGAGGCGACGGTCACATCAATGAACAATGGCAAGATTACTGGGTGACATTGTTTGAGAAAAAAGGCTATGTAGTGGTTGATTGTTTGCGAGATAAAATTTGGAATAATGAAAAAGTGAAAGCCTGGTACGCGCAAAACCTTTTCTTTTTTGTGCGCCAAGAAGCTTTGCCAAATTATCCGCAACTCGAACAGGAATATAAACAGCGAAAAAATTATCAGTTAACCTTAGTTCATCCTGGTACTTATACACGGGTAGTGAGTTGGTATCAACAACAGCTAAAAAAAATGTATGTGGAAAAGCAATTGTCACTGCTTCCTGAAACGATAAATTTGCGCCAAATTAATCTCATTGGCTTTCCCGACTGGAATCAAAGTGAAGAAAATTTGTTTGAAAGTTTAGCACCGTTGTTGAAAACAATTTTGTCTCATCCGCGCAAAGCAGAAATTACATTGCTGCTGGATACTAGCGGCATTTCCAGGGAGGATGCCGAGTTAATGTTATCAGCCATAACGATGGAATTGCTCTCACAAGAAGATTTTGATATGACAGAAGAGCCGGAAATTTGTTTAGTAGATGAATTAATGCCGGTGCAGTGGGAAGCGTTGCTTAATTTTACCTTTGCTCGCGTCGCTTTAGAATATGAAAATCAGGAGGCGATCCAAACCTGGGCATCGCAATTACAGGTTTTGTCAATTGAGGGATTAAGTAAGTAA
- a CDS encoding MFS transporter, with product MRLSLQGLRPILRSFESRNFRLFFMGQGISLIGTWITQVASIWLVYRLTHSALLLGLVGFASQFPSFFMSPFAGIFVDRWNRHRILIITQVLSMFQSLALAWLALTGVISIYQIIILSVFQGLVNAFDVPARQSFVTEMVEKKEYLGNAIALNSSLFNGARLIGPAIAGLLLAAVGEGICFLIDSVSYIAVIYSLLAMQLKPRKIAPTNSRPWQQLKDGFVYAFGFPPIRAILFLLALVSFVAMPYTILVPVFATEILHGNSQTLGFLMAGSGLGAFCGAIYLSSRQTVRGLGKIIAFAPAILGIGLIGFSLSRNFWFSFLMMPVIGCGIILQVASSNTLLQTIVEDDKRGRVMSLFTMSFMGTVPLGNLAGGTLAHYIGAPNTLTLGGICCMIGAFIFAKQLPRLKPFILPIYTNLGIIPEKPSPEVPESKQNIS from the coding sequence ATGAGGTTGAGTTTGCAAGGTTTGAGGCCGATTTTGCGCTCTTTTGAGTCTCGAAATTTTAGACTTTTTTTTATGGGGCAGGGCATTTCTTTGATCGGTACTTGGATTACTCAAGTTGCAAGTATTTGGCTAGTTTACCGCCTTACTCATTCAGCTTTGCTGTTAGGTTTGGTGGGGTTTGCTAGTCAGTTTCCTAGCTTTTTTATGTCTCCCTTTGCCGGCATTTTTGTAGACCGCTGGAACCGGCACCGCATTTTAATTATTACGCAAGTGCTTTCGATGTTTCAGTCTTTGGCGTTGGCGTGGTTGGCGTTGACAGGAGTTATTAGCATTTATCAAATTATTATTTTAAGTGTTTTTCAAGGACTTGTAAATGCTTTTGATGTGCCGGCACGCCAAAGTTTTGTCACGGAAATGGTGGAGAAAAAAGAGTATTTGGGGAATGCTATTGCTTTGAATTCTTCTCTGTTTAATGGGGCGCGATTAATTGGGCCGGCAATAGCGGGTTTATTATTAGCGGCTGTTGGGGAAGGCATTTGTTTTTTAATTGATAGCGTGAGTTATATTGCAGTAATTTATTCGCTTTTAGCAATGCAGTTAAAACCCCGAAAAATTGCCCCCACAAATTCCCGCCCCTGGCAACAATTGAAAGATGGTTTTGTTTATGCCTTTGGCTTTCCTCCCATTCGAGCAATTTTATTTCTCTTGGCATTAGTAAGCTTTGTTGCTATGCCTTATACCATTTTAGTGCCGGTTTTTGCTACCGAAATTTTGCATGGAAATTCTCAAACTTTAGGATTTTTAATGGCCGGTTCTGGTTTAGGGGCTTTTTGCGGTGCTATTTATTTAAGTTCGCGGCAAACTGTGCGGGGTTTAGGCAAAATTATCGCCTTTGCACCGGCCATTTTAGGCATAGGATTAATCGGATTTTCTCTGTCGCGTAATTTTTGGTTTTCTTTTCTTATGATGCCCGTCATTGGATGCGGCATTATTTTACAAGTCGCCTCCAGTAATACCCTTTTACAAACCATTGTAGAAGATGATAAACGCGGACGAGTGATGAGTTTGTTTACCATGTCTTTTATGGGAACCGTACCGCTGGGAAACTTAGCTGGCGGCACTTTAGCGCACTATATTGGTGCCCCAAATACATTAACTTTAGGCGGGATTTGCTGTATGATAGGCGCTTTTATTTTTGCTAAACAACTGCCCCGTTTAAAACCTTTCATTTTGCCGATTTATACAAATCTCGGTATTATTCCTGAAAAACCTTCCCCAGAGGTGCCGGAGTCGAAACAAAATATTTCTTAA
- a CDS encoding DUF6671 family protein, with protein sequence MTSLSLFKNRTAVIATMHKKEQAIAPLVEQELLLKTVIPDNFNTDLFGTFSRDVKRRGTQIEAARAKAEKAMEITGTSLGIASEGSFGPHPAIPFLPHNREIVLFLDKENNLEIIGEEFTTDTNYSHELVNNLEEAEKFAKKAGFPEHGLVVIIGESATGQGEIIKGIITPENLSDAVNYALKKSAGAVHIETDMRAMYNPTRMRAIERATRNLIEKIKTVCPQCSCPGFEIIERKKGLPCSLCNLPTHLTKSVVYQCKKCEFCQEKLFPDGIKTADPGMCQYCNP encoded by the coding sequence ATGACCTCACTCTCGTTATTTAAAAACCGCACCGCTGTCATCGCCACGATGCACAAAAAAGAACAAGCTATTGCTCCCCTTGTGGAACAAGAATTGCTTTTAAAAACGGTTATTCCTGATAACTTTAATACCGATTTGTTCGGAACTTTCAGCAGAGATGTGAAACGCCGGGGAACACAAATTGAAGCAGCCAGAGCAAAGGCTGAAAAAGCAATGGAAATAACCGGCACATCCCTAGGAATTGCCAGCGAGGGAAGTTTTGGCCCCCATCCAGCGATTCCCTTTTTGCCTCATAACCGGGAAATTGTTTTATTTTTAGATAAAGAAAACAACCTGGAAATTATCGGAGAAGAATTCACAACTGATACTAACTACAGCCACGAACTTGTCAACAATTTAGAAGAAGCAGAAAAATTTGCCAAAAAAGCCGGTTTTCCGGAACATGGATTAGTAGTTATTATTGGCGAATCGGCCACCGGCCAAGGTGAAATTATCAAAGGCATCATCACGCCCGAAAACCTCAGCGATGCGGTGAATTATGCCTTAAAAAAATCTGCCGGTGCTGTGCATATTGAAACGGATATGCGAGCGATGTACAACCCCACACGCATGAGAGCAATTGAACGCGCCACGCGGAATTTAATTGAAAAAATTAAGACAGTTTGCCCGCAATGTTCTTGCCCTGGATTTGAAATTATCGAACGCAAAAAAGGCTTACCTTGCAGTTTGTGTAATTTGCCAACTCACCTGACAAAATCTGTAGTTTATCAATGCAAAAAATGCGAGTTTTGTCAAGAGAAATTGTTTCCTGATGGCATAAAAACGGCAGACCCCGGAATGTGTCAATATTGCAATCCGTAG
- a CDS encoding DUF433 domain-containing protein: MTTVVDIGTLIERRPEIRGGRPIIAGTATSVRSIVVLYKEGLNAEEIVSQKDHLTLAQVYAALTYYHANREEIEEDLAAEEAEYWRLAALHGRKKHIKL; encoded by the coding sequence ATGACAACGGTAGTAGATATTGGGACGTTGATTGAACGCAGACCAGAAATTCGGGGAGGCCGGCCTATTATTGCCGGTACTGCAACTTCTGTCCGTAGTATTGTTGTATTATACAAGGAAGGTTTAAACGCAGAAGAGATTGTTTCACAAAAAGATCACCTCACTCTAGCACAAGTCTATGCGGCCTTGACTTATTATCATGCTAATCGAGAAGAAATTGAGGAAGATTTGGCAGCAGAGGAGGCGGAGTATTGGCGTTTAGCAGCATTACACGGTAGAAAAAAACACATAAAACTATGA
- a CDS encoding DUF5615 family PIN-like protein, whose product MTEIRLYLDEDSRRKALFQALLSRGVDVITVSEAKMLGRSDEDQLNWALVNNRVIYTFNMRDFYRLHTTILQEGGTHAGIILGFQKTFSVGAQMRGIMRLIAAKSAEEMQNSLEFISDWIED is encoded by the coding sequence ATGACTGAGATTCGTTTATATTTGGATGAAGACTCTAGGCGTAAAGCACTCTTCCAAGCTTTACTCTCTCGTGGCGTAGATGTTATTACTGTATCAGAAGCGAAAATGCTGGGACGCAGTGATGAAGATCAACTAAATTGGGCGTTAGTAAATAATCGTGTGATTTACACCTTTAATATGAGAGATTTTTACCGGCTGCACACGACTATTTTGCAGGAGGGAGGAACTCATGCCGGCATCATTCTAGGCTTCCAGAAAACTTTCTCAGTAGGCGCACAAATGCGGGGAATTATGAGATTAATTGCTGCTAAATCTGCCGAAGAAATGCAAAACTCTCTGGAATTTATAAGTGATTGGATAGAGGATTAA
- a CDS encoding DNA cytosine methyltransferase, with protein sequence MSAYQGWEITEEQREIYRQRSKKSSKAKANALRGEGKKPIHAVNIPRLNPEDLMPQLPRNGIRALSLFSGGGGLDLGFERAGFSHVASYDILAGAGVTLRNVRPNWKVFAGEEGDVTKVNWRPYRGLVDVIQGGPPCQPFSIAGRQKGREDSRDMFPEFIRAVLEVEPLAFVAENVTALASEKFNQYVKEVIEAPLAGKYKLTKFILNASDFGIPQVRKRVFFVGFRDEKIAEKYEIPKPTYAWENVAASQRQESVQLNLFSFLTESQLLKRCMGVREALGLPDIGFDTLAPTLRSSLTGPRHTTSILSSVSAQKIWEKLQIWPNGVALDREKARLFVPENNHFRLSVPDCAILQGFPDSWPIAGAVYMALGQIGNAVPPPMAYQVARSLWGVLS encoded by the coding sequence ATGTCAGCTTATCAGGGTTGGGAAATTACAGAAGAGCAAAGAGAGATTTACAGACAGCGTTCTAAAAAATCAAGCAAAGCTAAAGCAAACGCGCTGCGGGGAGAAGGGAAAAAGCCAATTCATGCTGTTAATATTCCGCGCTTAAATCCTGAAGATTTAATGCCACAATTGCCTAGAAATGGAATTCGTGCGCTGTCGCTTTTCAGCGGGGGTGGCGGGTTGGATCTTGGCTTTGAGAGAGCAGGATTTTCTCATGTTGCTTCTTACGATATTTTGGCCGGCGCTGGGGTGACTTTGCGTAATGTTCGCCCAAATTGGAAAGTATTTGCTGGGGAAGAAGGCGATGTGACAAAAGTAAATTGGCGGCCATATCGGGGGTTAGTTGATGTTATCCAAGGGGGCCCACCTTGCCAGCCTTTTTCAATTGCCGGTCGTCAAAAAGGAAGGGAAGACAGCCGCGATATGTTTCCTGAGTTTATTCGTGCTGTTTTGGAAGTTGAACCTCTCGCCTTTGTTGCGGAAAATGTTACAGCTTTGGCAAGCGAAAAATTTAATCAATATGTGAAGGAAGTTATAGAAGCACCACTGGCCGGCAAATATAAGTTAACTAAGTTTATTCTTAATGCTTCGGATTTTGGAATACCGCAAGTTAGAAAACGGGTTTTCTTTGTGGGTTTTCGAGATGAAAAAATTGCAGAAAAATATGAGATACCAAAACCAACTTATGCTTGGGAAAATGTAGCGGCTTCTCAGAGACAAGAATCAGTGCAACTGAATTTATTTTCTTTTCTCACTGAGTCACAGCTTTTAAAGCGTTGTATGGGAGTACGCGAAGCATTAGGATTGCCAGATATCGGATTTGATACTTTAGCACCGACGCTGCGGAGTTCGTTAACCGGCCCGCGTCATACGACGTCTATTTTAAGCAGTGTTTCGGCTCAAAAAATCTGGGAAAAATTGCAAATTTGGCCGAATGGAGTAGCGCTAGATCGTGAAAAAGCGCGTTTATTTGTTCCAGAGAATAATCATTTTAGATTGTCTGTTCCTGACTGTGCAATTCTGCAAGGATTTCCTGATTCTTGGCCGATTGCCGGTGCAGTTTATATGGCTTTAGGTCAAATTGGTAATGCCGTTCCTCCGCCGATGGCTTATCAGGTTGCGCGATCTCTTTGGGGGGTATTATCTTGA
- a CDS encoding tetratricopeptide repeat protein, whose product MQRNYKQKSIFFPAVALLWGGITWGVMGPVLPVFAVPVESQFYTQKQNAKPEEPKQEEQEDPDLEKLNPQQRLQFLIQKGNDLFERNKYAEAEAVFRQILELRKNDPIWHYKLGNALAAQRKFEEAVTEYQEAIRLNSDYAVAYNALGSVSAEQGRWEEATKHYSRATEINPNYPDALYNLGVALWKQGKTNEAIPPLEKAKNLFKERGRFSELRQVDKLLEQVYKDKQEISGLPVSSKS is encoded by the coding sequence ATGCAGCGAAATTACAAACAAAAATCAATTTTCTTTCCCGCAGTGGCGCTGTTGTGGGGAGGGATAACTTGGGGGGTGATGGGGCCGGTTTTGCCGGTTTTTGCGGTGCCGGTGGAGTCTCAATTTTATACTCAAAAACAAAACGCCAAGCCAGAAGAACCTAAGCAGGAAGAACAAGAAGATCCTGATTTGGAAAAACTTAATCCTCAACAGCGATTACAGTTTTTGATTCAAAAAGGCAATGACCTTTTTGAGAGAAATAAATATGCGGAGGCTGAGGCCGTTTTTCGGCAGATTCTCGAACTAAGAAAAAATGATCCAATCTGGCATTATAAGTTAGGAAATGCTCTGGCGGCTCAAAGGAAATTTGAGGAGGCGGTGACGGAATATCAAGAGGCAATTCGTTTGAATTCTGATTATGCGGTGGCTTATAATGCGTTGGGAAGTGTTAGCGCAGAACAAGGCCGGTGGGAAGAAGCGACCAAACACTATAGCCGCGCCACAGAAATTAATCCGAATTATCCAGATGCGCTTTATAATTTGGGCGTGGCTTTGTGGAAACAAGGTAAAACAAATGAAGCGATCCCGCCTTTAGAAAAAGCTAAAAATTTATTTAAAGAACGCGGTCGTTTTTCTGAGCTTCGGCAGGTTGATAAACTGCTGGAACAAGTGTACAAAGATAAGCAAGAAATTTCTGGGCTGCCGGTCTCGTCAAAAAGTTAA
- a CDS encoding AbrB/MazE/SpoVT family DNA-binding domain-containing protein, with amino-acid sequence MTPTTENANFETKLFPVVLQEEGQISLPAAVREHLNLSQGDRLTIIQVGRLVLLTAKPPQVPQLIDQIVDLMENEGLELSDLLAGLEDERNAIWQEQQNNA; translated from the coding sequence GTGACACCCACAACAGAAAACGCCAACTTTGAAACGAAACTATTTCCCGTTGTTTTACAAGAAGAAGGACAGATATCTCTACCTGCCGCAGTGCGGGAACATCTCAACCTCAGCCAAGGAGATAGACTAACCATTATTCAAGTCGGCAGACTTGTATTGCTGACCGCAAAACCGCCTCAAGTTCCCCAACTCATCGATCAGATTGTAGATTTAATGGAAAATGAAGGTTTAGAGTTGAGTGATTTGTTGGCCGGTTTAGAAGACGAACGAAACGCGATTTGGCAAGAGCAGCAAAATAATGCGTAG
- a CDS encoding PIN domain-containing protein has protein sequence MRRVFADSSIIIAGVGSRTGASRAVLTMAEIGLFKLLVSQQVLEECKRNLRKKLPAALPDFTQLLDAIDPEILPNPPQIESQQYHPIIEAKDAPILAAAVLANPDRLLSLNTKDFTAEVAAQTNLIIQTPAEFVREIRSIVEREM, from the coding sequence ATGCGTAGAGTTTTTGCCGATTCTAGTATTATAATCGCTGGGGTCGGTTCGCGCACGGGTGCGAGTCGGGCTGTGCTGACAATGGCTGAAATAGGCTTATTTAAACTTCTGGTTTCCCAGCAGGTTTTAGAGGAGTGTAAGCGTAATTTACGCAAAAAATTACCCGCAGCTTTACCCGATTTTACCCAGCTTTTAGATGCTATAGATCCAGAAATTTTGCCGAATCCACCCCAAATAGAATCGCAACAGTATCATCCTATTATCGAAGCAAAAGATGCCCCAATTTTAGCGGCGGCTGTCTTAGCTAACCCTGACCGGCTACTTAGTTTAAATACAAAAGATTTTACGGCTGAAGTCGCAGCCCAAACTAACTTAATTATTCAAACCCCGGCTGAGTTTGTAAGAGAAATTCGCTCAATTGTAGAAAGGGAAATGTAG
- the acs gene encoding acetate--CoA ligase has product MSQPTIESILQEKRHFDPSPEFSANAHIKSLEQYQELYNRAKADPQAFWAELAEKELHWFKPWESVLDWENPPFAKWFTGGQTNISYNCLDRHLTTWRKNKAALIWEGEPGDSRTLTYAQLHREVCQFANVLKQLGIKKGDRVGIYMPMIPEAAIAMLACARIGAPHSVVFGGFSAEALRDRLIDGEAKLVVTADGGWRKDATVPLKEQVDKALSEGVPSVKDVLVVKRTGQQVHMEPGRDHWWHDLQQGVSGDCPAEPMDSEDLLFILYTSGSTGKPKGVVHTTAGYNLYTHITTKWIFDLQDTDVYWCTADVGWITGHSYIIYGPLSNGATTVMYEGAPRASNPGCFWDVIEKYGVTVFYTAPTAIRAFIKMGEHHPNKRNLSSLRLLGTVGEPINPEAWMWYHRIIGGERCPIVDTWWQTETGGIMITPLPGAIPTKPGSATLPFPGILAEVVDLDGNPAGDNEGGYLAIKHPWPGMMRTVYGDADRFRRTYWEHIAPKDGQYLYFAGDGARRDEDGYFWVMGRVDDVINVAGHRLGTMEIESALVSHPSVAEAAVVGKPDDLKGEEIVAFVTLEGNATASEELNKLLKQHVVSEIGAIARPGEIRFTEALPKTRSGKIMRRLLRSLAAGQEVAGDTSTLEDRSVLDKLREGA; this is encoded by the coding sequence ATGTCACAACCGACAATAGAATCAATCCTCCAAGAAAAACGGCACTTCGATCCCAGCCCCGAATTCTCAGCAAACGCCCACATCAAAAGCCTAGAACAATACCAAGAACTCTACAACCGAGCCAAAGCCGACCCCCAAGCCTTTTGGGCAGAACTCGCCGAAAAAGAACTACACTGGTTTAAACCTTGGGAAAGCGTCCTCGACTGGGAAAACCCACCCTTCGCCAAATGGTTCACCGGCGGCCAAACCAACATATCCTACAACTGCCTCGACCGGCACCTCACCACTTGGCGCAAAAACAAAGCCGCCCTCATCTGGGAAGGCGAACCCGGAGACTCGCGCACCCTCACCTACGCCCAACTGCACCGCGAAGTCTGCCAGTTTGCCAACGTCCTCAAACAACTCGGCATCAAAAAAGGAGATCGCGTCGGGATCTATATGCCGATGATCCCCGAAGCCGCCATTGCCATGCTGGCTTGTGCCCGCATTGGAGCTCCCCACAGCGTTGTTTTTGGCGGTTTCAGCGCGGAAGCCTTGCGGGATCGCCTCATTGACGGAGAAGCCAAACTCGTCGTCACCGCAGACGGCGGCTGGCGCAAAGATGCCACCGTTCCCCTCAAAGAGCAAGTGGATAAAGCCCTTTCCGAAGGCGTTCCCAGCGTCAAAGATGTACTCGTGGTCAAACGCACCGGCCAGCAAGTCCACATGGAACCCGGACGCGACCATTGGTGGCACGACTTGCAGCAAGGCGTCTCTGGCGACTGCCCCGCTGAACCAATGGACAGCGAAGATTTGCTGTTTATACTTTATACTTCTGGGAGCACCGGCAAACCCAAAGGCGTTGTCCATACCACCGCTGGGTATAATTTATATACTCACATCACGACCAAGTGGATTTTTGACCTCCAAGATACGGATGTTTACTGGTGTACAGCCGATGTGGGTTGGATCACAGGCCACAGCTACATTATATATGGCCCTCTCTCCAACGGTGCCACCACCGTCATGTATGAAGGTGCACCGCGAGCCTCAAACCCTGGCTGTTTCTGGGATGTAATTGAAAAATACGGCGTGACGGTTTTCTATACTGCTCCGACCGCCATCCGTGCTTTTATCAAAATGGGTGAGCATCACCCGAATAAGCGCAATTTATCTTCGTTACGCTTGCTGGGTACGGTTGGTGAACCGATTAACCCGGAGGCTTGGATGTGGTACCATCGGATTATCGGTGGTGAGCGCTGTCCGATTGTTGATACATGGTGGCAAACGGAAACCGGGGGTATTATGATTACCCCATTGCCGGGGGCTATTCCTACGAAACCAGGTTCGGCGACGCTTCCTTTCCCTGGTATTTTGGCGGAAGTGGTGGATCTTGATGGCAACCCAGCGGGTGACAATGAAGGCGGGTATTTAGCAATTAAGCATCCTTGGCCGGGGATGATGCGGACTGTTTATGGAGATGCGGATCGTTTCCGTCGCACTTATTGGGAACATATTGCGCCGAAGGATGGGCAGTATTTATACTTTGCCGGTGATGGGGCACGGCGCGATGAGGATGGTTATTTCTGGGTGATGGGCCGTGTGGATGATGTGATTAACGTGGCCGGTCATCGTCTGGGGACGATGGAAATTGAGTCTGCTTTGGTTTCTCACCCGTCGGTTGCTGAGGCGGCTGTGGTGGGCAAACCGGATGACCTCAAGGGTGAGGAAATTGTAGCGTTTGTTACGTTGGAAGGCAACGCGACGGCTAGTGAGGAGTTGAATAAGCTACTTAAGCAGCACGTTGTGAGTGAGATTGGGGCGATAGCTCGTCCGGGTGAAATTCGCTTTACGGAGGCGTTGCCAAAAACTCGCTCTGGTAAGATTATGCGCCGGCTTTTGCGGAGTCTGGCTGCTGGTCAAGAGGTGGCCGGTGATACTTCTACTCTCGAAGATCGCAGCGTTTTAGATAAGTTACGCGAAGGCGCTTAA
- a CDS encoding putative toxin-antitoxin system toxin component, PIN family, protein MKVVLDVNVWVSALLWGGVPARIFALARNQQITIFVSEPLLIELETTLRRSKFQQRIEQRGYTVESLLFVTKALSQMCPTILVEVPQLRDQDDAKILAAGVAAGVEVIVTGDLDLLTLIEFQNIAILTPHRFLDCYFRPA, encoded by the coding sequence ATGAAAGTTGTTTTAGATGTTAATGTGTGGGTTTCTGCTTTGCTGTGGGGGGGTGTGCCGGCTCGAATATTTGCTTTAGCACGAAATCAACAAATCACTATATTTGTTTCTGAACCTTTGTTGATTGAGTTAGAAACTACCTTGAGGCGCTCCAAATTTCAGCAACGAATAGAACAGCGAGGCTATACTGTGGAGTCTTTGCTGTTTGTAACAAAGGCTCTTTCTCAAATGTGTCCGACAATTTTGGTGGAGGTTCCCCAATTGCGGGATCAAGATGATGCGAAAATATTGGCTGCGGGGGTGGCTGCGGGGGTGGAAGTTATTGTCACCGGCGATCTTGATTTACTCACGCTTATTGAATTTCAAAATATCGCTATTCTCACCCCGCATCGTTTCCTAGACTGCTATTTTAGGCCGGCTTAA
- a CDS encoding putative toxin-antitoxin system toxin component, PIN family has translation MRVVLDVNVWISGLLWRGIPSQILFLAQNQQITVFASEPLLYELKTRLVRPKFASKIMALNLTVDDLMEVVEYLVQMCPTTLVEVPQLRDQDDVKILAAGVAAGVEVIVTGDLDLLTLIEFQNIAILTPQDLIDRYFRPV, from the coding sequence ATGAGAGTTGTACTGGATGTAAATGTCTGGATTTCTGGCTTACTTTGGCGAGGAATTCCGAGTCAGATTTTATTTTTGGCTCAAAATCAGCAAATTACTGTTTTTGCTTCGGAACCGCTTTTGTATGAACTTAAAACAAGGTTAGTTCGCCCGAAGTTTGCTTCTAAAATTATGGCTTTAAATTTAACGGTAGATGATTTGATGGAGGTGGTAGAATACTTGGTGCAAATGTGTCCGACAACTTTGGTAGAGGTTCCCCAATTGCGGGATCAAGATGATGTGAAAATATTGGCTGCGGGGGTGGCTGCGGGGGTGGAAGTTATTGTCACCGGCGATCTTGATTTACTCACGCTTATTGAATTTCAAAATATCGCTATTCTCACCCCACAGGATTTAATCGACCGCTATTTTAGGCCGGTTTAA
- a CDS encoding TIGR02450 family Trp-rich protein encodes MPKKQKFPHLVGSKWTAKQKTWGWRHFQVVNRKNEGEWVFAEMVASCDENVRFWLNAKSLKDRAQWMAGWQTLQEMNEIEEEDVQLLEC; translated from the coding sequence ATGCCAAAAAAGCAAAAATTTCCGCATTTAGTCGGTTCAAAATGGACAGCAAAACAAAAAACTTGGGGATGGCGGCATTTTCAAGTTGTCAACCGCAAAAATGAGGGGGAATGGGTATTTGCGGAAATGGTTGCTTCTTGTGATGAAAATGTGCGTTTTTGGTTAAATGCCAAATCTTTAAAAGACCGAGCGCAATGGATGGCCGGTTGGCAAACTTTGCAAGAAATGAACGAAATTGAAGAGGAAGATGTGCAATTATTGGAATGTTAA
- a CDS encoding rhomboid family intramembrane serine protease: protein MSNGEFKTMVGEFKTQALILGGLVACFWIIEIIDIFFYRGALNSYGIIPRSPVGLRGILFAPFLHGNFLHLATNTGPFLILGWLVMLQEISYFFVVSAITILVSGLGVWLFGAPYSVHIGASGVIFGYLGFLLFRGYFQRNFSSILLSLIVAFFYGGLIWGVLPSMPRVSWEGHLFGFIGGILAARILPKRKRV, encoded by the coding sequence ATGAGTAACGGTGAATTTAAGACAATGGTCGGTGAGTTTAAAACCCAAGCCCTTATTTTAGGCGGGTTAGTAGCTTGCTTTTGGATTATAGAAATTATCGACATCTTTTTTTATCGCGGCGCATTAAATAGTTACGGAATTATCCCACGCAGTCCTGTCGGGTTGCGTGGCATTTTGTTTGCACCTTTTCTGCACGGAAATTTTTTACACTTAGCCACCAACACCGGCCCGTTTTTAATCCTCGGTTGGCTGGTAATGCTGCAAGAAATCAGCTATTTTTTTGTAGTTTCTGCCATCACCATCCTCGTTAGTGGTTTAGGCGTTTGGTTATTTGGCGCACCTTATAGCGTTCATATTGGTGCCAGTGGCGTCATTTTTGGCTATCTGGGTTTTTTGCTATTTCGCGGCTATTTTCAGCGCAACTTTTCTTCAATTTTGTTATCATTAATTGTAGCCTTTTTTTACGGAGGATTGATTTGGGGCGTTTTACCTTCCATGCCCAGAGTTTCTTGGGAAGGACATTTATTTGGCTTCATAGGCGGCATTTTAGCAGCCCGCATTTTGCCCAAACGTAAGCGAGTTTAA